The genomic interval GCATCGGCCACACCACAACGCTGGCTGCTTTCGGGCTTTGGCGTAGGACTGAGCTGGGGCAGTATGAGTTTATCCACCCACGGCTTTGCCTGTATGCCGGTAATTGAAGTATAGCCATGCCCGCACGTGTAGCTGCATTTACTTATTATCTGCCCGAAACGACGTACACCAATGCCGATTTCGCCCGCGATTTCCCCGAAGCCAAACTTCAGACGCTTGAAAAAATTGGTGTCGAAAAAAGACATGTCACACCGCCCGGACAAACATCGTCAGACCTTGCCTTTGCCGCAGCAGAAAGGCTAATCAGCGAAAACAGTATTGATCGCAACAAGATTGATTTTCTGATCTACTGTTCGTTTGATTACGACTATCACCTTCCCAATACGGCCTGCGTGCTTCAGCACCGGCTCGGATTATCTGCACGTTGCGGCGCATTCGACATGGGATTAGGCTGCAGTGCCTATGTGTATGGAATTGCTACAGCCGTTTCGCTGCTCGAAACCATGCAGCTGAATAATGTACTGCTGCTCACTGCATCATCACTTACACACAAAATTCATCCGCAGGATCGGGGCAACCGTTTTCTGTTTGGCGACGCAGCTTCTGCCACATTAATTTCATCATCCGACAAAAAGCAAACCGGCCCGTTTACTTTCGGAACCAATGGTGGTGGCGCCGATCAGATCATTGTCCCTCATGGCGGGATGCGCAACCCATTAAATGAAACTTCATTTCAGGAAAATACCGATGAATTTGGAAACATAACCAGCCCGGCCAGTTTTCAAATGGATGGTTTCGGAATATTCAGGTTTACTGTGGCTACTGTGCCGGGAATGGTTGAAGAAACGTTGCAGAAAGCCGGAATTACCCGGGAAGCTATCGACCTCTTTGTATTCCATCAGCCCAATGTATTTCTGAATGAATTACTGCGAAAAAAACTGCTGATACCCGAAGAAAAATTTGTGCACTGCATGAAAGATTTTGGCAATACCGTGCAGGCCACCATTCCCATAGCACTTACCGAGGCACTAAAAGAAGGCCGCCTGAAACCGGGAATGAAAGTATTGCTGGCGGGCTTTGGTGTTGGCCTTTCCTGGTCTTGCGGAATTATTGATTATGAATAATGGATAAGAAAACGCTTACTGCAATTAGTAAAGAAGTATCGTATGCACTTCGTCACGCACCGGAAGAATTCGGGCTTACGCTTGATCCCGAAGGCTGGGTGTTTACAGAAGATCTTGTGCGTGCAATCAATGCGCGGCATAAAAATTTACCCGAAGCAATTACTGCCGGGCTATTGCAAAAACTAAATGCAGAAGCTGAAAAGCAACGCTGGGAGTTTTCTGATGATCAAGTGCGTGCGCTTTATGGCCACAGCACCGAAGATCGCATTGTAAAGCAACCCGCTACACCGCCTGCATTACTTTGGCATGGAACAAATCAGCAGGCCTGGGAGCAAATAAAACAGAACGGACTTAAGCCGATGAACAGACAATACGTGCATCTTTCTTCCACACGCGAAACCGCCCAACGTGTAGGAAACCGACGTACATCGCACGTGATCATGCTTTGTATTGACACTGCAAAAGCACAAGCCGCCGGATTACATTTTTACCACGGCAATCAGGACACGTGGCTGGCTGATCATGTGCCTGCCGGATTTATTTCTGTGGCTCAAGCCTGATCATCTTTTAATCAAGCGTCTTGCGCATCGGATTAATCAGCGGTGAGGCCTCATCAAAACGTGCAGCAAAAAGTTCTTTGCCTGCTACTGTGAGATAACCGAATTTACCTTTTTGCTTAAATACCGCAGTGCCGTTTACCAAAGGCTGTACTTCGTCGTAACTTGGTGCAATGACAACATTTCCTGTACTGTCTATTAAACCAAACCTCCCGCCACGGCTCATTACGGCGTAGCCATTAAACATCAATCCGATACTGTCATATTGCGGCGCCACAATATAGCGGCCGGTTTCGTCAATAATGCCCGAGCCGTTATCTTCCTTTACAACCGTACGTCCCTGATAAAAATAAATGTAGGAAAGCGAAAGCGGTTTATACACGAGTTGACCGTTTGTTTTGTAACAACCTGTATAGCCTGCAGCCTCTACCGTAAAATAACCTGGCTGAAGGTGATAAATTTCATCAAACACTACGGGCAAAATACTTCTGCCATTGGTATCAATTACGCCACCGGCTCCGCGGCTGTTAGCAATATTGCGCAAATAACCGATGCTCTTTGCCAATGAATCGGAAGCCGCGTCTTTCGATAATTCCTTTACATGGAAAAAGCCATCACCGAGGCTGTAAATGATAAGCCACTGCGGCTCCGACACCCATTTTCCGTTACGGTCAATGAGTCCGTAGCGGCCGTTTTGTTCCACAATGGCGCGGTTAAATACAAAATCATCGGCGGCTTCAAATTGCGGCTCCACCACTACCCGGCCTGATTTATCACAGTAACCATAGCGTCCGTCGGGCGCTCTGAAACGGATACGCTCGCAGGAAGCCTTAAATACTTCCGAAGCAGGCACCGAAATAGTGCCTATCGTATTCCCTGTTTTGTCGATAATGATGTTTTTACCGTTTGCAGTAACCGCAGCGCATCCGTTGCGAAACGGCGTGGCATAGGCATAAACCGGCGCCACCACTTCTTTGCCCTGTGCATCAATAAATCCATATTTCCCGTTTCGCGAAATGCGGAACATACCGTCGCCGTAAACCGGTTGCTGATCATACACCGGCTGCGCGATGAGTTTGCCGGAGCTGTCCACAATGCCGTAGGTTCCAATCATGGCATCGGGATGATGCTCATCGAACGCGAATTCCTCTTCGCTGTGTGCCGGCTCAATTTTCTTTTGCGAACTATCTTGTAGAAACGGATAGTACCAGCTTCCGCTTTCACTGGTAAAAATTTCGTTGTATTCCGGCTCAAGCACCAGTTTACCTTTTGTGTTAATGAGTCCGAAGCGTTTGTTTTCGCCACCCTGAAGCAGTGCCAGCAGCATATCTTCGGCATTGCTGGTATCCTGTTTCACCACCAGCCCGAGCGGCCCCGTCATTTCTCTGAGGTCTTGCAATACAAACGGACAAACAAGTTCGCCGGCTGCATTTACCACGCCAAGTGCCCGGCCTTTCTGCACTACGCATAAATCGGCAGTGTAGTAGTAAACCTGTTCATATTGTGCAGGAATAATTTCTTTTCCGGTTCCGTGTGCCGCAAAGCCAAAACGTCCGTTGCTGCCGGTAATGAAACACTGTACACTGAAAGGGATTACCGAATCCCAGCGCGGAGCCACAATTTCCCGGCCATCCACATCAATAAGCCCGTATTTATTGTCTTTTTTCACCACCGCCGAGCCATTGATATAGCTCCAGGCATTCGTGTAAGCGGGATCTATCACAAAACTGCCGGTTTCATCCACATAACCGTATTTACCATCTACTTTCACACAGCCGCGCAGTTTTCCGCTCTTGCCGCATGAAGCAAAACCCAGCACAAGCAGGAATACGCCAAAGAAAAACAAATTACGCATGCCGCAAAAATAGTTGAATTAGCGGCAGCTTAAGCCATCACACCATTTATTGAAGTGGCATGCACATAGGCATCATCAATATCACCGAAAATGGCTTCGTAAGTAGTTCCGCAGGTTTTTTCGTGTACGTTGGGCCGGTTCACCACCAGATTGCGCCAGCGGGCAAACTGCTTGGGATTTTTCAGCATATCAAGGAAATCATTGTACTTCTCGTAATTGTTGAAGAAATCGCCGGCCAGCAGATAATGCACAAGTGAAAATGCGGTTTGGTAACCTTCGTAATTCGATTCTGAAGTGGAGCTGAGGTTGGCAAGGTTGAATGATTCAGGATCGTAGAAGATATTGATGAATTTCTCAACGAGATTGTATGCCCCGTCGATGTATTTTTTCTTCTCTTCCATGGCTTTCATGCCGGCTTCGCGTCCTTCTTTCATCAGCACATCAAGCGCCTCGGCAAACATGCGGCTGCTGTTCATACCGAGATATACACCGGAGGCAAAAATAGGATCGAGGAATTTGCCTGAATCACCAAGCATTACGAAATTATCGCCAAAAGTTTTTTCGGCGTAGTACGAATAATCGGACACAGCAATGAGCGGCTGCGCAATTTGAGCGCCTGTCAAAATATCGCGCGTAAGCGCACATTCATTTACTTCCTGCAAATACAACGCCCGCTGCCAGTCTTCATGCCCTGCGGCGGTAAGTTTTGCTTTCTGCTCTTTGAGGTATTTGCGGTTAATGACAAGCCCCACGCTGATGCGGTCTTTGCCTACGGGCTGAATACCAAACCAGCCGCTTTTGTGCTGTTCGAGATACACAATCTGCAGCAGGCCCACATCAATGCCCTGTGTGTATTTTGCGCCTTTCCAGTGCGTGAGAAAAGCAATACGGTCGAGTTCCTGATACGAATGTTTATCGCCGCTGCGACGCGCAAGAAAGGTATCCTGTCCGCTGGCATCAATCAGAAACTTGCCTTCGTAGCTATGTGTTTGTCCGTCGGCTTCGGTGGTAAACACATTGACATGCCGGTCGGGCAAATTCAGATCAACCTTTTCTACTTTGGCCTGCTCAATAACCACAGCGCCGTTTTTAGCGGCATTATCAAGCAGCATTTTATCAAAATCTGCACGCACCACGTGAAATGAGAGATAGCTCTCATCGTGAATAATATTGCGGAAACACCAGGTGGAACTCTGCTTCCCGTCGTGGCTTGAGAAACGGGCACCGGGTTTGCGCACAAAGCGGCGCTTCATTTCATCAAACACGCCAAGTTCCTTAAACAACGGATAGCAAAACGGCAGCAATGATTCGCCTACATGCTGGCGCGGAAATTTTTCTTTTTCCAGCACAAGCACCGAATAACCTTTCCAGCACAAATAAGTAGCCGCAGATGATCCGGTAGGACCACCGCCAATAATGATGAAATCGTAAACCGGAGTGTTCATGGCACGCAAAAATTATTCATCCGAAATATACAATTCAGGTTTTGTTTTTGCCATTAAAACCAAGGTGGTGTTTGCTGTTTTAGGCGAGAACGCTGATTTCTGTCAAACAAAAACCAGTTGTTTTAACTCAGCAGTACATAAGCCAGCCAGCTTGCCGCGTAGGCCAGCACACCCATAAACACAAACTGAATACCGGGCCAGAGCCAGCTGTTTGTTTCGCGTTTCACTACGGCAATGGTGCTGATACATTGCAGGGCAAAAGCATAGAAAATGAGCAGCGAAAAGCCTGTAGCAGTCGAATACACAGGCTTGCCGGTAAGCTGGTCGCGCTCTTTGCGCATAATTTCGCGTATCGGCTCCACGTTTTCTTCGTCGCCGGCGCCGTAAATGGTGGCCATAGTGCCTACAAAAACCTCGCGCGCGGCGAGCGAGGTGATAAGTGAAATACCGATTTTCCAGTCGTAGCCAAGCGGGCGGATTACCGGCTCGATGAATTTGCCCAGCTGCCCGGCAAATGATTCTTCGAGTTTGTGTGACGCGGCAGCGGCTTTGGCCTGATAGAGTGTATTGAGCTGATCGGGCGTGGCGGCGGCCGCTTCGGCTGCTGTTATCTGAGCGGCAATGGCGGCCTCCTGTTCACGTGCTTTTGCAAACGTATCGCCGTAGCCATACGAAGCCAGAAACCAAAGCACTACCGATACTATGAGAATGACTTTGCCTGCATCAATTACAAACACGCGCACCTTTTCGTAAATGGCATAGAGCACATTGCTCCACTTGGGCATGCGATACACCGGCATTTCCATAATAAACCAGCTTCGTTCGCGGGTTTTGATGAGCAGGTTCATGACCCATGCGGCCGCCAGTGCCATGAAAAAGCCCAGCAGGTAAAGGGCCATTAACGTAAGCGCCTGCAAGTGAAAAATACCACCTACAGTTTCATCGGGAATAATGAGTGCAATGAGCAGCGTATAAACCGGCAGGCGTGCCGAGCAGCTCATGAGCGGTGTAACCATTATGGTAATGATGCGCTCTTTCCAGCTGCTGATGGTGCGCGTACTCATGATGGCAGGCACCGCACAGGCCATACCGCTGATGAGCGGAATAACCGAACGGCCATGCAGACCAAAACGGCGCATGAGTTTATCCATAATAAAACTCACCCGCGCCATATAGCCCGAATCTTCGAGCATGGCGATAAAGAAAAACAGCAGGGCAATTTGCGGCACAAACACCACTACGCCGCTTAGTCCGGCCAGAATACCTTCGGTGAACAAATCGGTGAGCCAGCCTGCGGGCAATACGTCACTGCACCAGCCGCGCAGTGCGGCAAACCCCTCTTCAATCCACGTCATCGGATATTCGGCGAGATAGAAGATGGATTGAAACATCACAAACAGCAGCAGCAGGAAAATAACATAGCCGCCAATGCGGTGTGTGAGGATTTTATCGAGTTTGCGGGTGAAGGGAGGGCGAGCGGGCTGGCTGCCGGTGCAGGCGGCAATATGCTGACCGATGATGCCGTGGCGGTGCAAACTTTCTTCGGCCTGTGCGGCAGAGGGCGAAAAGCCGGCGGCATCCATAATGGCCTGCAACGGATGAGCTTCGCTGTAAAGCAGGTGCGCTTTGTGCAGGGCCTGATAATGGGTAAGTCCGGGAAATTCCTTCTGCACCAGCTTTACCACATCGGGCACTACGCTGGCCAGATCGGAAAAAAGATAAGCCGGTGGCATAAGCGGGGCGACAATAGCCTGACGAAGTTCGTCGATACCCGTTTTTTCACGGGCACTTAATGCAAGCACCGGAATGCCCAGACGGTTACTCAAACGCGCAGCATCAATATGCAGTCCGCTACGGGCCGCCTCATCTATCATATTCAGCACCAGCACACATGGGCGACCCAGATCAATCACCTGACCAGCCAGATAAAGACTCCGCTTGAGGTTGGTGGCATCAGCCACAATAACAGTAAGATCGGGGAAATCAGGATTTTCGGTATTCGTGAGTACCTCACAGGCCACCCGCTCATCGAGCGATTTCGGATAAAGGCTGTAGGTGCCGGGCAAATCAATACAGGTTACTTCAACGAGCTGCCCCTGATATTTTACGCGAAAATTGCCGTGCTTTTTATCAACCGTAACACCGGGAAAGTTGCCGGTTTTCTGGTGAAGGCCGGTTAATGCGTTAAAAAGTGTGGATTTACCACTGTTGGGATTTCCAACCAGCGCAATACGTCGGGTCAACACAGAGGCTGCGGCAGCCGGCATCAGGCAACGGAATTAATGCGGCGGATACGCACAGTAGCCGCTTCGGAACGACGCAAACTCAATACGTAGCCGGAAATGTTAATGGCGATCGGATCGCCAAGCGGAGCCACTTTTTCAAGCATCACTTCCTCGCCGGGCGAACAGCCCATTTCGAGAAGCTTGAGCGAAAGTGCTTTGTCGGTAAAGGATTCTATCACGGCACGCTCACCAGGAGCAAGCATGTCAAGATGTTCGGCGTTGAATTGCATAACTACCTTACAAAGGTAAAAACACCCTTGCGCCGTTAAACTACCTAAAAGAGGGTATTTTCTGAATATTAAGGGAAGATGATTTATCTCAGAAAAATCGCAAAACACTAACAAGCAATAACTTACAATCAACTAGCGTTTCACCTTCTTCTTTTTGGCGGTAAACGTGGGGCAGGTACCGCACTTATTCTTGGGCTTAAATAAAAAACACCCCGAAAGCGAGGTTCCGGCCACTCCGGCCACAATCAAAAACGGAAGTAAACGACGAAACAACTTCATAGTGCTAATATAACGAAAAACGAGCGGCGATAGTATTGTATCACTCATTCAGTTCCTTTAATCGCTGCATAAACACATAACTTCAAAAAAATTTCACCATCACCTGTAACAAACCGGTAAGCCCTGTGCGTCTTATTCATGAAACTCACCAAGAACAACACTACACACATAAAAACACTGCATCATGAAAAAGCTCGTACTCCTCTTCGCCCTCCTGCTTGGTTTCACCTTTACCGCCGCCGCCAACAACGGCAACCGC from Bacteroidota bacterium carries:
- a CDS encoding ketoacyl-ACP synthase III, which codes for MPARVAAFTYYLPETTYTNADFARDFPEAKLQTLEKIGVEKRHVTPPGQTSSDLAFAAAERLISENSIDRNKIDFLIYCSFDYDYHLPNTACVLQHRLGLSARCGAFDMGLGCSAYVYGIATAVSLLETMQLNNVLLLTASSLTHKIHPQDRGNRFLFGDAASATLISSSDKKQTGPFTFGTNGGGADQIIVPHGGMRNPLNETSFQENTDEFGNITSPASFQMDGFGIFRFTVATVPGMVEETLQKAGITREAIDLFVFHQPNVFLNELLRKKLLIPEEKFVHCMKDFGNTVQATIPIALTEALKEGRLKPGMKVLLAGFGVGLSWSCGIIDYE
- a CDS encoding RNA 2'-phosphotransferase, translating into MDKKTLTAISKEVSYALRHAPEEFGLTLDPEGWVFTEDLVRAINARHKNLPEAITAGLLQKLNAEAEKQRWEFSDDQVRALYGHSTEDRIVKQPATPPALLWHGTNQQAWEQIKQNGLKPMNRQYVHLSSTRETAQRVGNRRTSHVIMLCIDTAKAQAAGLHFYHGNQDTWLADHVPAGFISVAQA
- a CDS encoding WG repeat-containing protein — encoded protein: MRNLFFFGVFLLVLGFASCGKSGKLRGCVKVDGKYGYVDETGSFVIDPAYTNAWSYINGSAVVKKDNKYGLIDVDGREIVAPRWDSVIPFSVQCFITGSNGRFGFAAHGTGKEIIPAQYEQVYYYTADLCVVQKGRALGVVNAAGELVCPFVLQDLREMTGPLGLVVKQDTSNAEDMLLALLQGGENKRFGLINTKGKLVLEPEYNEIFTSESGSWYYPFLQDSSQKKIEPAHSEEEFAFDEHHPDAMIGTYGIVDSSGKLIAQPVYDQQPVYGDGMFRISRNGKYGFIDAQGKEVVAPVYAYATPFRNGCAAVTANGKNIIIDKTGNTIGTISVPASEVFKASCERIRFRAPDGRYGYCDKSGRVVVEPQFEAADDFVFNRAIVEQNGRYGLIDRNGKWVSEPQWLIIYSLGDGFFHVKELSKDAASDSLAKSIGYLRNIANSRGAGGVIDTNGRSILPVVFDEIYHLQPGYFTVEAAGYTGCYKTNGQLVYKPLSLSYIYFYQGRTVVKEDNGSGIIDETGRYIVAPQYDSIGLMFNGYAVMSRGGRFGLIDSTGNVVIAPSYDEVQPLVNGTAVFKQKGKFGYLTVAGKELFAARFDEASPLINPMRKTLD
- a CDS encoding tryptophan 7-halogenase, translated to MNTPVYDFIIIGGGPTGSSAATYLCWKGYSVLVLEKEKFPRQHVGESLLPFCYPLFKELGVFDEMKRRFVRKPGARFSSHDGKQSSTWCFRNIIHDESYLSFHVVRADFDKMLLDNAAKNGAVVIEQAKVEKVDLNLPDRHVNVFTTEADGQTHSYEGKFLIDASGQDTFLARRSGDKHSYQELDRIAFLTHWKGAKYTQGIDVGLLQIVYLEQHKSGWFGIQPVGKDRISVGLVINRKYLKEQKAKLTAAGHEDWQRALYLQEVNECALTRDILTGAQIAQPLIAVSDYSYYAEKTFGDNFVMLGDSGKFLDPIFASGVYLGMNSSRMFAEALDVLMKEGREAGMKAMEEKKKYIDGAYNLVEKFINIFYDPESFNLANLSSTSESNYEGYQTAFSLVHYLLAGDFFNNYEKYNDFLDMLKNPKQFARWRNLVVNRPNVHEKTCGTTYEAIFGDIDDAYVHATSINGVMA
- the feoB gene encoding ferrous iron transport protein B; the encoded protein is MPAAAASVLTRRIALVGNPNSGKSTLFNALTGLHQKTGNFPGVTVDKKHGNFRVKYQGQLVEVTCIDLPGTYSLYPKSLDERVACEVLTNTENPDFPDLTVIVADATNLKRSLYLAGQVIDLGRPCVLVLNMIDEAARSGLHIDAARLSNRLGIPVLALSAREKTGIDELRQAIVAPLMPPAYLFSDLASVVPDVVKLVQKEFPGLTHYQALHKAHLLYSEAHPLQAIMDAAGFSPSAAQAEESLHRHGIIGQHIAACTGSQPARPPFTRKLDKILTHRIGGYVIFLLLLFVMFQSIFYLAEYPMTWIEEGFAALRGWCSDVLPAGWLTDLFTEGILAGLSGVVVFVPQIALLFFFIAMLEDSGYMARVSFIMDKLMRRFGLHGRSVIPLISGMACAVPAIMSTRTISSWKERIITIMVTPLMSCSARLPVYTLLIALIIPDETVGGIFHLQALTLMALYLLGFFMALAAAWVMNLLIKTRERSWFIMEMPVYRMPKWSNVLYAIYEKVRVFVIDAGKVILIVSVVLWFLASYGYGDTFAKAREQEAAIAAQITAAEAAAATPDQLNTLYQAKAAAASHKLEESFAGQLGKFIEPVIRPLGYDWKIGISLITSLAAREVFVGTMATIYGAGDEENVEPIREIMRKERDQLTGKPVYSTATGFSLLIFYAFALQCISTIAVVKRETNSWLWPGIQFVFMGVLAYAASWLAYVLLS
- a CDS encoding ferrous iron transport protein A, producing the protein MLAPGERAVIESFTDKALSLKLLEMGCSPGEEVMLEKVAPLGDPIAINISGYVLSLRRSEAATVRIRRINSVA